A window of the Microthrixaceae bacterium genome harbors these coding sequences:
- a CDS encoding TetR/AcrR family transcriptional regulator, translated as MTEGRATPRQRATTRRKPGRPKGPSSDPAQRLDSLLDGAEDAIRTHGPSVSMEQLAAAAGVSKATLYDNFAGKAGLSEALMDRKGAALLETFSATLADGFTPEQFVRRGITIFVEHVATDPEIYRFIVNSTEIGEAVVDDIAAPITAILNALLDPGDAHDADAHNADAHDSDASLAAFLANTALGAILGSTDWWSRSKSPSVERFSSALADFVWAGLIGAGLPPSDEQLDVAAVAAAIAAAEPRR; from the coding sequence GTGACCGAGGGCCGAGCGACACCACGCCAGCGTGCGACAACGCGCCGCAAACCAGGCCGACCGAAGGGGCCGAGCTCGGATCCGGCACAGCGACTCGATTCCCTCCTCGACGGGGCGGAGGACGCAATTCGAACCCACGGCCCGTCGGTGTCGATGGAACAACTCGCTGCCGCCGCCGGCGTGTCGAAGGCCACGCTGTATGACAACTTCGCCGGCAAGGCGGGGCTGAGCGAAGCCCTAATGGACCGCAAGGGGGCCGCGCTCCTCGAGACGTTCTCGGCGACCCTGGCCGACGGGTTCACCCCCGAACAGTTCGTGCGACGGGGCATCACGATCTTCGTCGAACACGTCGCAACCGACCCCGAGATCTACCGGTTCATCGTCAACTCCACCGAGATCGGAGAAGCGGTCGTCGACGACATCGCCGCGCCGATCACCGCCATCCTCAACGCACTGCTCGACCCCGGCGACGCGCACGACGCCGACGCGCACAACGCCGACGCGCACGACAGCGATGCTTCGCTCGCAGCCTTTCTCGCCAACACCGCGCTCGGCGCGATTCTGGGAAGTACCGACTGGTGGAGCCGATCCAAGTCGCCGTCGGTCGAACGCTTCAGCTCCGCCCTCGCCGACTTCGTGTGGGCGGGCCTGATCGGTGCCGGCCTTCCCCCGAGCGACGAGCAACTCGACGTCGCCGCGGTCGCCGCCGCCATCGCCGCGGCCGAGCCCAGGCGCTGA